The Eubacteriaceae bacterium Marseille-Q4139 genome has a window encoding:
- a CDS encoding amidohydrolase codes for MDRTEQLKAMVDNCRDLILKTERDIWAHPETGYTEWKTCAYMEKIFEDLGYELVKAGDIPGFYTDLDTGKPGPKIAILGELDSLICANHPDADPETKAVHACGHNAQSATLAGIAAALKQPGALDGLCGSIRLMSVPAEELIQLGFREELRKKGTLHYYGGKVEFIYRGYFDGVDISMMIHTGHMDEGKYLTINPGCNGCVVKNLTFQGVASHAGGAPEDGVNALYAATTAMNAANALRETFKDNEHIRFHPIITEGGAAVNAIPERTKVETYVRGASFDAICEYNKKINRAMAGSAAAIGGNVLIEDRHGYFPLNNDPNLNDLAKEAMEAVGGPDCVVVTDHWDTGSTDMGDVSAIMPAVHPYGAGAIGVAHGKDYYITDPDRACIAPAKCLLIMADRLLSNDAALAKKVIAESHPRFSSKEEYLEAIAGLTMTKQAVKYNEDGTVMLDTVNN; via the coding sequence ATGGACAGAACAGAACAATTAAAAGCCATGGTGGACAACTGCCGCGACCTGATTTTAAAGACAGAGCGCGACATCTGGGCGCACCCGGAGACTGGCTACACGGAGTGGAAAACCTGTGCGTACATGGAAAAGATCTTTGAGGATCTCGGCTATGAGTTGGTAAAGGCCGGCGACATCCCCGGCTTCTACACGGATCTCGACACAGGAAAGCCTGGCCCCAAGATTGCAATCCTCGGCGAGCTGGATTCCCTGATCTGTGCGAACCACCCGGATGCGGATCCCGAGACGAAAGCCGTCCATGCCTGCGGCCACAACGCACAGTCTGCGACATTGGCCGGCATCGCCGCTGCCTTAAAGCAGCCGGGCGCTTTAGACGGCCTCTGCGGCTCCATCCGCCTGATGTCCGTTCCGGCCGAGGAGTTAATCCAGCTTGGCTTCCGTGAAGAGCTCCGCAAAAAAGGAACGCTTCACTACTACGGCGGCAAGGTAGAGTTCATCTACCGCGGCTATTTTGACGGCGTCGACATCTCCATGATGATCCACACCGGCCACATGGACGAGGGCAAATACCTGACCATCAACCCGGGCTGCAACGGCTGTGTCGTAAAGAACCTGACCTTCCAGGGAGTCGCTTCCCACGCCGGCGGCGCTCCGGAAGACGGCGTAAACGCCCTGTATGCGGCCACGACGGCCATGAACGCTGCAAACGCCCTGCGTGAGACCTTTAAGGACAACGAGCACATCCGCTTCCATCCGATCATCACCGAAGGCGGAGCTGCCGTAAACGCAATCCCGGAGAGGACAAAGGTGGAGACGTATGTCCGCGGCGCTTCCTTTGACGCCATCTGCGAATACAACAAGAAGATCAACCGTGCCATGGCCGGCTCTGCCGCTGCCATCGGCGGAAATGTCCTGATCGAAGACCGTCACGGCTACTTCCCGCTCAACAATGACCCGAACTTAAATGACCTGGCAAAAGAGGCCATGGAAGCTGTCGGCGGCCCGGACTGCGTCGTCGTCACGGATCACTGGGATACGGGCAGCACGGACATGGGCGATGTGTCCGCCATCATGCCGGCCGTCCATCCGTACGGAGCCGGTGCCATCGGCGTCGCCCACGGAAAGGACTACTATATCACCGATCCTGACCGCGCCTGCATCGCACCGGCCAAATGCCTTCTCATCATGGCTGACCGTCTTCTCTCCAACGACGCAGCCCTTGCAAAGAAGGTCATCGCCGAGAGCCATCCGAGATTCTCTTCCAAGGAAGAGTACCTGGAGGCCATCGCAGGCCTGACCATGACAAAGCAGGCTGTCAAGTACAACGAGGACGGCACAGTGATGCTGGATACGGTGAATAACTAA
- a CDS encoding M20/M25/M40 family metallo-hydrolase, translating to MTYDNNLFMEHLKGMIRIPTVSSADPDKMDVEAFLKLHDYLKETYPLVHQKMTREVIGKAGLLYTWKGNGKSDKLPLMMTAHQDVVPEGDWGMWKYPPFSGEIAEGFVWGRGSTDSKCNIQAYMDALELLIADGFEPEYDLYFGFGYNEEIMGGPEPAAQLIADVLRERNVKLGCLIDECGGIQKTADGEQYAFIYTCEKGYADFEFSKTDGGGHSAVPPKHSALGRIGEVACILEANPMKPRLTDVAVKQLEATVPFMKDERLKELCKDVRKNWDELCPLLAGNQSYNAMIRTTTAVTMAGGSAQANVLPERAWLVANNRLLPGETLEDLMAHYKEILPEDIDVRLVKGNNPPAVQSTDTYAYKLISSIIDDKYPGITMIPSMLYGGTDSRYYCDLCPTNSVYRFTGLAWDPRWDGVSHKVNERIPSDVLESNVDFYVRLFRQYGK from the coding sequence ATGACCTACGACAACAACCTGTTCATGGAACACCTGAAAGGAATGATCCGGATTCCGACCGTATCAAGCGCGGATCCGGACAAGATGGACGTGGAGGCGTTTTTAAAGCTTCACGACTATCTCAAAGAGACTTACCCGCTGGTACACCAGAAGATGACGCGGGAGGTCATCGGAAAGGCCGGCCTTTTATACACCTGGAAGGGAAATGGGAAAAGTGACAAGCTCCCGTTGATGATGACGGCCCATCAGGACGTGGTTCCGGAGGGCGACTGGGGCATGTGGAAATATCCGCCATTCTCCGGGGAAATCGCGGAGGGCTTCGTCTGGGGCAGAGGCAGCACCGATTCCAAATGCAATATCCAGGCTTACATGGATGCTCTGGAGCTTCTGATCGCAGACGGCTTTGAGCCGGAATACGACTTATATTTCGGCTTCGGATATAACGAGGAAATCATGGGCGGCCCGGAGCCGGCGGCACAGCTCATTGCCGACGTTCTCCGCGAACGGAATGTGAAGCTTGGCTGCCTGATCGACGAGTGCGGCGGAATCCAGAAAACCGCAGACGGAGAACAGTACGCCTTCATCTATACCTGCGAGAAAGGCTATGCGGATTTTGAATTCTCGAAAACCGACGGCGGCGGACATTCCGCAGTCCCGCCCAAACACAGCGCTCTCGGAAGAATCGGTGAGGTGGCCTGCATCCTGGAGGCGAATCCCATGAAGCCGCGTCTCACCGATGTGGCTGTAAAGCAGCTTGAGGCAACCGTGCCCTTTATGAAGGACGAGCGCCTGAAAGAACTCTGCAAAGATGTTCGGAAAAACTGGGACGAGCTTTGCCCGCTCTTAGCCGGAAACCAGAGCTACAACGCAATGATCCGGACGACGACGGCTGTCACCATGGCCGGCGGAAGCGCCCAGGCAAACGTCCTGCCGGAGCGTGCATGGCTGGTGGCAAATAATCGCCTTCTGCCGGGAGAGACGCTGGAAGATCTCATGGCCCATTATAAAGAAATCCTGCCGGAGGACATCGACGTCCGCCTGGTAAAAGGGAACAATCCGCCTGCCGTGCAGTCTACCGATACTTATGCCTACAAGCTGATTTCGTCCATCATTGACGACAAATATCCGGGAATCACCATGATTCCTAGCATGCTGTACGGCGGAACCGATTCCAGATATTACTGCGATTTATGCCCGACGAACAGCGTTTACCGGTTCACCGGTCTGGCATGGGATCCCAGGTGGGACGGCGTTTCCCACAAAGTCAACGAGCGGATCCCCAGTGATGTGCTGGAAAGCAATGTGGACTTTTATGTGAGACTGTTCAGGCAGTATGGGAAATAA